ATAGTCGGTGGTCCGAAAACCGAGCAGGTCCCGATAGAACGGCAACAGCGCATCGACGTCTTCAACATGCAACACGACGTGCCCCATGCCAAGCGCGCCGGTACGGAATCCAGACAGCGGACGCCCCGGCGCAAAGGGTGCCGTGGCCAACGCGGCCGAACAGAATGCCTCAAGGCGGTTACCCACCGGGTCGCAAAAGGCAATCAGCTCGCTCACATGACGTTGCTCGCACAGTGCTCGCGTGCCGACCTCGACGCGAACTCCCGCATTCTCAAGACGTGACGCGAGCGCTGACAGATCGTTGGCACTGTCGACTTCCCAACCCATGAAGTCCAAGGCGTCGTGGGCGCCTTCACTCACCACCAGGCGCTGGGCACGCTCATCCATACGAAAAAGCCGGGTCCCAGCGCTGCCGTCGACCTGCTGCATGCCCAGTAGCCGCGTGCTGAAGTCGCTCCACTCAGCGAGCTTCGAGGTGCGCAACCCCAGATATCCCAATGCTTTGAGCTCCATCATTCCCCCTACTGCGCGAGGCGCGCAGGCGCACCTCGCGGCGCTTTGCGATCAGACTTCATCGGCAATCGAGTTGCGCAGCACGCCAATCTGCGAAATTTCGACTTCGACCACGTCACCTGGCTTCATCCACAAC
This window of the Pandoraea fibrosis genome carries:
- a CDS encoding VOC family protein, whose product is MMELKALGYLGLRTSKLAEWSDFSTRLLGMQQVDGSAGTRLFRMDERAQRLVVSEGAHDALDFMGWEVDSANDLSALASRLENAGVRVEVGTRALCEQRHVSELIAFCDPVGNRLEAFCSAALATAPFAPGRPLSGFRTGALGMGHVVLHVEDVDALLPFYRDLLGFRTTDYGLTPYKLYFFHLNHRHHSFAMVGSGRRAFHHFMVELCSLDDVGQAYDLAQQESGRVAYTLGRHLNDQVTSFYVHTPSGFFVEYGWGGLIIDPESWSPHETFGGPSLWGHDRLYDMPEQQKAHLLQMRLEAAANGLRAPNPYVPGF